The following are from one region of the Isoalcanivorax indicus genome:
- a CDS encoding MotA/TolQ/ExbB proton channel family protein produces the protein MSTSTLDAATPVADPGLLATVIGFIQDGGPFMYPILLVLAVGLAIVLERVIYLQSVKFRNQKTWREVFPMLSKAQFRQALENLRDQETGLARVIGYGLERARTSRRHEDVELAMEEGLMEVLPRLETRTGYVGTLANIATLLGLLGTILGLIAAFTAVANADPAQKADLLSASISVAMNTTAFGLMTAIPLLLAHAFINSMTNKIVDSMEMASVKFINVYRQALLQQEQRKADGE, from the coding sequence ATGTCAACGTCCACCCTCGACGCCGCCACACCGGTGGCAGATCCGGGTCTGCTGGCCACCGTGATCGGTTTCATCCAGGACGGGGGGCCTTTCATGTATCCGATCCTGCTGGTGCTGGCCGTGGGCCTGGCCATCGTGCTGGAGCGGGTCATCTACCTGCAGAGCGTCAAGTTCCGCAACCAGAAAACCTGGCGCGAAGTATTCCCGATGCTGTCCAAGGCGCAGTTCCGCCAGGCCCTGGAAAACCTGCGCGACCAGGAAACCGGCCTGGCACGGGTGATCGGATATGGCCTGGAGCGCGCCCGCACCTCACGCCGTCATGAGGATGTTGAACTGGCCATGGAAGAAGGCCTGATGGAAGTATTGCCGCGCCTGGAAACCCGCACCGGCTACGTCGGCACCCTGGCCAACATCGCCACCCTGCTGGGTCTGCTCGGCACCATTCTGGGCCTGATCGCCGCGTTTACGGCGGTGGCCAACGCCGACCCGGCGCAGAAAGCCGACCTGTTGTCGGCGTCGATTTCCGTGGCCATGAACACCACCGCCTTCGGTCTGATGACCGCCATCCCGCTGTTGCTGGCCCATGCGTTTATCAACTCGATGACCAACAAGATCGTCGACAGCATGGAAATGGCCTCGGTGAAGTTCATCAACGTATACCGCCAGGCCCTTTTGCAGCAGGAACAGCGCAAGGCTGACGGCGAATAA
- a CDS encoding 4-phosphoerythronate dehydrogenase: MKITADENMPALALFAPLGEVTRCAGRGLTQADLREAQVLLVRSVTRVDAALLANTPVRFVGSATIGTDHVDTAWLAQAGIGFAHAPGCNAMAVAEYVLQAVLEWACEQGRSLDSLSVGVVGVGNAGGRVARLLAAAGCQVRGCDPPRVAAGERMDGDGLALDEPLDEVLTCDVVTLHVPLTEQGPHATRHLLDAVALARLGPAQLLINSSRGPVIDNAALLARLASGGPSVVLDVWETEPQVPAELFARVRRGSPHIAGYSVEGRTRGSLMVYQALCEHLGVPPAVSSQIEPAPMRWQAGVTGPEDVLALLRQRWDMRDTHAALAAVLAEDDPEGKAAGFDRLRRQFPVRHELAGVTVEGLVAPRWQPLLAALGVTIRRAPESDT; encoded by the coding sequence ATGAAGATCACCGCCGATGAAAACATGCCCGCCCTGGCGCTGTTTGCGCCCCTGGGTGAGGTCACGCGCTGTGCCGGTCGTGGGCTGACGCAGGCCGATCTGCGCGAAGCACAGGTGCTGCTGGTGCGCTCCGTGACCCGGGTGGATGCCGCCTTGCTGGCGAATACGCCCGTGCGCTTTGTCGGTTCTGCCACCATTGGTACCGATCATGTGGACACGGCCTGGTTGGCGCAGGCGGGCATCGGCTTTGCCCATGCGCCGGGCTGCAATGCCATGGCGGTGGCCGAGTACGTATTGCAGGCGGTGCTGGAATGGGCCTGTGAGCAGGGCCGTTCGCTGGATTCGCTGTCGGTGGGCGTGGTCGGTGTCGGCAATGCCGGCGGGCGCGTGGCACGGCTGCTGGCCGCTGCGGGATGCCAGGTGCGGGGTTGCGATCCGCCCCGGGTGGCGGCAGGGGAGCGCATGGACGGCGACGGCCTGGCGCTGGATGAGCCGCTGGACGAGGTGCTGACCTGTGATGTCGTCACGCTGCATGTGCCGCTCACAGAGCAGGGCCCGCATGCCACACGTCATCTGCTGGATGCGGTTGCGCTGGCGCGTCTGGGGCCAGCCCAGCTGCTCATCAACAGCAGCCGTGGGCCGGTGATCGATAACGCTGCGTTGCTGGCCCGATTGGCGTCCGGCGGCCCTTCTGTGGTGCTGGATGTATGGGAAACCGAGCCGCAGGTCCCCGCCGAGCTGTTTGCGCGGGTGCGTCGGGGCAGTCCCCATATCGCCGGATACAGTGTGGAGGGACGCACTCGGGGCTCATTGATGGTCTACCAGGCGCTGTGTGAGCACCTCGGGGTGCCACCTGCGGTGTCCTCGCAGATCGAGCCTGCCCCGATGCGCTGGCAGGCGGGTGTGACCGGGCCTGAGGATGTGCTGGCGCTGTTGCGCCAGCGCTGGGATATGCGTGATACCCATGCCGCGCTGGCGGCGGTGCTGGCGGAGGACGACCCGGAAGGCAAGGCAGCAGGCTTCGATCGCTTGCGCAGGCAGTTTCCGGTGCGGCACGAACTGGCAGGGGTGACGGTGGAGGGTCTGGTGGCGCCGCGCTGGCAGCCGCTACTGGCCGCGCTGGGCGTGACAATCCGCCGTGCACCGGAATCTGACACGTAA
- a CDS encoding ExbD/TolR family protein encodes MRFRRRERDTEVELNITAFLNLMVVLIPFLLLNAVFAQVAILQLNLPSDDAAPSESEDKRPIVLEVLIYQDRYEVVDRQSGPLKILPNQDGEHDRDGLHQYLLEVKERFAEVTDITLLCEDDTPYELLIHTMDTVRLRDVRLNGQIIKRELFPDIGIGAAPPDPQRAAGGDA; translated from the coding sequence ATGCGCTTTCGCAGACGAGAACGTGATACCGAGGTGGAACTGAACATCACTGCCTTCCTGAACCTGATGGTAGTGCTGATTCCGTTCCTGCTGCTCAATGCAGTATTTGCCCAGGTAGCCATCCTGCAGCTGAACCTGCCCTCGGATGATGCCGCGCCCTCGGAATCAGAAGACAAACGCCCGATCGTGCTGGAAGTACTGATCTATCAGGACCGTTATGAAGTGGTCGACCGTCAAAGCGGCCCTTTGAAGATCCTGCCGAATCAGGACGGCGAGCATGACCGCGATGGCTTGCACCAGTATCTGCTGGAGGTGAAAGAGCGCTTTGCTGAGGTCACCGACATCACCTTGCTGTGCGAGGATGACACGCCGTACGAGTTGCTGATCCATACCATGGACACCGTGCGCCTGCGTGATGTGCGGCTCAATGGCCAGATCATCAAGCGCGAGCTGTTCCCGGATATCGGCATCGGTGCCGCACCGCCCGATCCGCAGCGCGCGGCCGGAGGTGACGCATGA
- a CDS encoding tetratricopeptide repeat protein codes for MARNARLAALLACLLTSAPVVGGNPTRLVLFDDLPTGPMALGKEEQRYLAFGEAIFDFYSDRQFSTLSSLVVNQARGLFNPDTTYAELLMGELYVSYGLPGEAEAIFDRLLRQDILAQTRAETFLHKAQLHYRQGEYATARRLLESRALQALPAELAGQRQLMLANILINEADFTGAARQLESVDPGSVAGAYARYNMAVAQLRGGDISRGMRALWEVIRLPPQDGQINALRDRAALTAGLTALREGQPDDARNALLQVRADGPFSNEALMVLGLVNFERGDARAALPLWLTLARRHPAHESVQEALLLAPRAYEELGADNQALAGYRVAAERYRSALHQVEQAIRNVDQPDWLSTLADNGGQRRDVDPMARLTRFEQATGEEMPYLYALFASHRFAEQHHQYQQIVRLRELLERHQRELPVLIDTALQRQRQQERVLGNAEQRLKALRARQEQLSEQAEMLAMAMPSRLDMQAPQDVADLPQSFMWQRIEALTAQPMDARQRQRLERVRGLLLWEIANDAEPRRRAQSERVSGLRDETRVQGLRTAALAQLLTDNREASRSNLPARLRAESTRIDALLRDTDDTLAELGQQLKNEALRVLADRRARLGEQLGEAHLAIARIQDAAYSRRGTGEARP; via the coding sequence ATGGCTCGCAATGCCCGGCTTGCCGCGCTGCTGGCCTGTCTCCTGACGTCCGCACCCGTTGTGGGGGGCAACCCTACACGGCTGGTGCTGTTTGACGATCTGCCCACCGGGCCCATGGCCCTGGGGAAAGAGGAGCAGCGCTACCTGGCGTTCGGCGAGGCGATCTTCGATTTCTACAGCGATCGGCAGTTCAGCACCCTGTCCAGCCTGGTGGTGAACCAGGCGCGCGGCTTGTTCAACCCGGACACCACCTATGCCGAACTGCTGATGGGCGAGTTGTATGTCAGCTATGGCCTGCCGGGCGAGGCCGAAGCGATCTTCGACCGCTTGCTGCGCCAGGACATCCTCGCCCAGACGCGGGCGGAAACCTTCCTGCACAAGGCACAATTGCATTATCGCCAGGGCGAATATGCCACGGCACGGCGGCTGCTGGAGAGCCGGGCCTTGCAGGCCCTGCCAGCGGAACTGGCCGGGCAACGCCAGCTGATGCTGGCCAATATCCTGATCAACGAAGCGGACTTTACCGGCGCCGCACGCCAGCTGGAATCCGTGGACCCGGGCAGCGTGGCCGGTGCCTATGCGCGCTATAACATGGCGGTGGCGCAACTGCGCGGCGGCGACATCAGCCGCGGCATGCGAGCCCTGTGGGAGGTGATCCGCCTTCCTCCGCAGGACGGCCAGATCAATGCGCTGCGCGACCGCGCGGCCCTCACCGCCGGGCTCACTGCCCTGCGCGAGGGGCAGCCGGACGACGCCCGCAACGCGCTGCTGCAGGTGCGGGCCGATGGCCCTTTTTCCAATGAAGCCCTGATGGTGCTGGGGCTGGTCAACTTCGAACGCGGCGATGCCCGCGCGGCGCTGCCGCTGTGGCTGACCCTGGCGCGCCGTCACCCTGCCCATGAATCCGTACAGGAAGCCCTGCTGCTGGCGCCACGCGCCTACGAAGAACTGGGCGCCGACAATCAGGCTCTGGCCGGGTACCGCGTGGCGGCGGAGCGCTATCGCAGCGCACTGCATCAGGTAGAGCAAGCGATCCGCAACGTGGACCAGCCCGACTGGCTGAGCACGCTGGCCGATAACGGCGGGCAACGTCGCGACGTCGATCCGATGGCGCGCCTGACCCGTTTCGAGCAAGCCACCGGCGAAGAAATGCCCTATCTGTATGCCCTGTTTGCCAGCCACCGGTTTGCCGAACAGCATCATCAGTACCAGCAGATCGTGCGCCTGCGCGAGCTGCTGGAACGGCACCAGCGGGAATTGCCCGTGCTGATCGACACCGCCCTGCAACGGCAACGGCAGCAGGAACGTGTCCTGGGCAATGCCGAGCAACGCCTGAAGGCACTACGCGCTCGCCAGGAACAGCTCAGCGAACAGGCGGAAATGCTCGCCATGGCCATGCCCTCGCGCCTGGATATGCAGGCCCCCCAGGACGTTGCCGACCTGCCGCAGTCGTTCATGTGGCAGCGGATCGAAGCCTTGACGGCACAGCCCATGGATGCCCGCCAGCGACAGCGGCTCGAACGGGTACGCGGCCTGCTGTTGTGGGAAATTGCCAACGACGCCGAACCCCGGCGCCGCGCCCAGAGTGAGCGCGTCAGCGGGCTGCGCGATGAAACACGCGTGCAAGGGCTGCGCACAGCCGCCCTGGCACAGCTGCTGACAGACAACCGCGAGGCATCGCGCAGCAATCTGCCCGCACGTCTGCGCGCGGAATCGACACGCATCGACGCTCTGCTCCGTGACACCGACGACACCCTGGCCGAGCTGGGCCAACAGCTCAAGAACGAGGCGCTGCGGGTGCTCGCCGATCGTCGCGCCCGACTGGGTGAACAACTCGGCGAGGCCCATCTGGCCATCGCCCGTATTCAGGATGCCGCCTACAGTCGGCGTGGCACCGGGGAGGCACGCCCATGA
- the htpX gene encoding protease HtpX, with protein sequence MMRIGLFLLTNLAVLVVAGIVLSLLGVDSTLQSNGVDLDLQALLIFSAVFGISGSLISLLMSKWMAKRAARVRIIDQPRTPGEQWLVATVRELSTKAGIQMPEVGIFPAQQANAFATGWNRNKALVAVSEGMLQRFSPDEVRAVMAHEIGHVANGDMVTLALVQGVVNTFVIFFSRIIGHVVDRVVFKTERGYGPGYYITSIVAQIMLGILASAIVMWFSRFREYRADAAGAQLANRQGMISALEHLKAESGVPNQMPESMTAFGINMGVRKGMKAMFASHPPLDDRIAALRENRHG encoded by the coding sequence ATGATGCGAATCGGCCTCTTTCTGCTGACTAACCTTGCGGTACTGGTAGTGGCGGGTATTGTTCTGAGCCTGCTGGGCGTGGATTCCACGCTGCAGTCCAACGGCGTGGACCTGGATCTGCAGGCCCTGCTGATCTTCAGTGCCGTGTTCGGTATCTCCGGCTCCCTCATCTCGCTGCTCATGTCCAAGTGGATGGCCAAGCGCGCCGCCCGCGTGCGGATCATCGACCAGCCGCGCACCCCTGGCGAGCAGTGGCTGGTGGCCACCGTGCGCGAGCTGTCCACCAAAGCCGGCATCCAGATGCCGGAAGTGGGCATCTTCCCGGCCCAGCAGGCGAACGCCTTCGCCACCGGCTGGAACCGCAACAAGGCCCTGGTCGCCGTCTCCGAGGGCATGCTCCAGCGCTTCTCGCCGGACGAAGTCCGCGCGGTCATGGCCCACGAAATCGGCCACGTGGCCAACGGGGATATGGTCACGCTGGCGCTGGTTCAGGGCGTGGTGAACACCTTCGTGATCTTCTTCTCCCGCATCATCGGTCATGTCGTCGACCGGGTGGTGTTCAAGACCGAGCGGGGTTATGGCCCGGGTTACTACATCACGTCCATCGTGGCGCAGATCATGCTGGGCATTCTCGCGTCCGCCATCGTCATGTGGTTCTCCCGCTTCCGTGAATACCGCGCCGATGCCGCGGGTGCGCAGCTGGCCAACCGCCAGGGCATGATTTCGGCTCTGGAGCACCTGAAAGCCGAATCCGGCGTACCGAACCAGATGCCGGAATCCATGACCGCCTTCGGTATCAACATGGGCGTGCGCAAGGGCATGAAAGCCATGTTCGCCTCGCACCCGCCGCTGGACGACCGGATCGCCGCCCTGCGCGAAAATCGCCACGGCTGA
- a CDS encoding tetratricopeptide repeat protein, whose translation MNPCTGRTTWRPTLLALALATLSAGCTSTPADPAPRYGGATLADLEHADITIETGRLENASPEAALESYRRAIELFHDPAQRAAPLRRMADLAVSAAEDRGYAEQDLSEQPQVDTAEAFDRNIDSMLYENFMRDAERTQDREERFALLGLASGMAAELDGTTLDTSFDTAIRLYHALLDSTRDPQERADAWYQLAKAYDLAGDLDNSLRALDTLVREHPDSEYVTEAQFRRGELLFADNEFDTAADAYAAVVGVSPRSEFFEQALYKQGWSHYRLGDYQRSLKDFFQLLDTLQADRQSQTDGSMQSKLLVDTRRVISLAFINLDGPASVQRWFADHPPREYEADIYQSLGEVYLQQERFRDAADTFDMFVSVHPGDARAPDFSTRQIEAFQRGGFPALVLPAKEQFVMRYGVNSPFWQANPAQRADYIDQLKGHILDLARHYHALAQQSGLSSDYPHAARWYREYLDTPPASSDQADINHRYAEVLFAGEQFAEAVVQFERTAYEYEAYADAGNAGYFALVAWQARIGQLPAADEAQQAQRDELLGHKIDSGLRFARTFPTHERVPMVLRSVSEDQLAAGDLEGAVRTAGLLVNLTPPPDDALLRYGWATIANGEFDLGRHDVAEYAYSTLLTLPGLSTEDRVTYRERLAASVYRQAEALRDAGDPMGAATQFLRVAEVYPDASIRRNAEYDAANLYIAADEHQAAIAVLEDFRRRYPDDVLAETVPDKLAVAYEAIGNFGAAARELERIADLHQESDPELSQQALWQAAQLQDKANDPDGSIRLYRKYVWAWPEPIDLRAEGQHRLTELYAGTGDEERREFWLNKLVETLADAGNDASDRVAWLGAWAAFSLAEKDFETFSQIRLTQPLRRSLEQKTRAMRTALQGYEDVAAIGVAEYATAAQFQIGEMYRVLARDIMDSERPRGLDELELEMYELLLEEQALPYEDQAIDLYIANTDMVVDDIYDDWVKRSFKALGELLPGRYAKYEQVEPYVDIIY comes from the coding sequence ATGAACCCCTGCACAGGACGCACAACGTGGCGGCCCACCCTGCTGGCGCTGGCACTCGCCACGCTGAGCGCAGGCTGCACCTCGACACCGGCTGACCCTGCACCGCGCTATGGCGGCGCCACCCTGGCAGACCTGGAGCACGCCGACATCACCATCGAGACGGGCAGACTGGAAAACGCCTCGCCCGAGGCCGCGCTGGAAAGTTACCGGCGCGCCATCGAACTGTTTCATGATCCGGCACAGCGCGCTGCGCCACTGCGGCGCATGGCCGATCTCGCGGTGTCCGCCGCCGAAGACCGTGGTTACGCAGAACAGGACCTGAGCGAGCAGCCGCAGGTCGATACCGCTGAAGCGTTCGACCGCAACATCGACAGCATGCTGTATGAAAATTTCATGCGCGATGCCGAACGCACGCAGGACCGCGAGGAACGCTTTGCCCTGCTGGGGCTGGCCAGCGGCATGGCGGCGGAGCTCGACGGCACCACGCTCGACACCAGTTTCGATACCGCCATTCGCCTGTATCACGCCCTGCTGGACAGCACCCGCGATCCGCAGGAACGCGCCGATGCCTGGTACCAGCTCGCCAAAGCCTACGACCTGGCCGGCGACCTGGACAATTCCCTGCGCGCCCTGGACACCCTGGTGCGCGAACACCCCGACAGCGAATACGTCACAGAGGCCCAGTTCCGCCGGGGCGAGTTGCTGTTTGCCGACAATGAGTTCGACACCGCCGCCGACGCTTACGCCGCCGTGGTCGGCGTCTCGCCACGCAGTGAGTTCTTCGAGCAGGCTCTCTACAAGCAGGGTTGGAGCCATTACCGGCTGGGTGACTACCAGCGCTCGCTGAAGGATTTCTTCCAGCTGCTGGACACCTTGCAGGCCGACCGCCAGAGCCAGACCGACGGCAGCATGCAGTCGAAACTGCTCGTGGATACCCGTCGCGTCATCAGCCTGGCCTTTATCAATCTTGATGGCCCGGCCAGCGTGCAGCGCTGGTTCGCCGATCACCCGCCGCGCGAGTATGAAGCCGATATTTACCAGAGCCTGGGCGAGGTCTATCTGCAACAGGAGCGTTTCCGCGATGCGGCGGACACCTTCGACATGTTTGTCAGCGTGCACCCTGGCGACGCGCGCGCGCCGGACTTCTCCACCCGGCAGATCGAGGCGTTCCAGCGTGGTGGTTTCCCCGCCCTGGTACTGCCCGCCAAGGAACAGTTCGTAATGCGCTACGGCGTGAACAGTCCCTTCTGGCAAGCCAATCCGGCGCAGCGCGCGGATTATATCGACCAGCTCAAGGGGCATATCCTGGATCTGGCCCGACACTACCATGCGCTGGCGCAGCAAAGCGGCCTGAGCAGCGACTATCCACATGCCGCGCGCTGGTACCGCGAGTATCTGGACACGCCACCGGCCAGCTCCGATCAGGCGGACATCAACCACCGTTACGCGGAAGTCCTGTTTGCCGGCGAGCAGTTTGCCGAGGCAGTCGTGCAGTTTGAGCGCACAGCGTATGAGTACGAGGCCTATGCCGACGCCGGCAATGCCGGCTACTTCGCCCTGGTGGCCTGGCAGGCACGAATCGGCCAGCTCCCCGCCGCTGATGAAGCCCAACAGGCACAACGCGATGAACTGCTGGGGCACAAGATCGACAGCGGCTTGCGCTTTGCGCGTACCTTCCCGACCCATGAGCGCGTGCCCATGGTGCTGCGCAGTGTCAGCGAAGATCAGTTGGCTGCCGGCGACCTGGAGGGCGCGGTGCGCACGGCCGGGCTGCTGGTCAACCTGACGCCACCGCCGGACGACGCCCTGCTGCGCTATGGCTGGGCCACCATTGCCAACGGTGAATTCGACCTGGGCCGCCACGACGTCGCCGAATACGCCTACAGCACCCTGCTGACCCTGCCGGGCCTGAGCACTGAGGATCGCGTGACCTATCGTGAGCGCCTTGCTGCCAGCGTCTATCGCCAGGCGGAAGCCTTGCGCGATGCGGGCGACCCCATGGGCGCCGCCACCCAGTTTCTGCGCGTGGCAGAGGTCTACCCTGACGCCAGTATTCGGCGCAACGCGGAATATGATGCGGCCAACCTCTACATCGCTGCGGATGAACACCAGGCTGCGATTGCCGTGCTGGAGGACTTCCGCCGCCGTTATCCCGACGACGTGCTGGCCGAAACCGTGCCGGACAAGCTCGCCGTGGCCTATGAAGCCATTGGCAACTTCGGCGCCGCCGCCCGCGAGCTGGAACGCATTGCCGATCTGCATCAGGAAAGCGACCCCGAGCTGTCGCAGCAGGCCCTGTGGCAAGCCGCTCAGTTGCAGGACAAGGCCAACGACCCCGACGGCAGCATTCGCCTGTATCGCAAGTACGTCTGGGCCTGGCCGGAACCCATTGATCTGCGCGCCGAAGGCCAGCACCGGCTGACCGAACTGTATGCCGGCACCGGCGATGAAGAGCGCCGCGAATTCTGGCTGAACAAGCTGGTGGAAACCCTGGCCGACGCCGGCAACGACGCCAGTGACCGGGTCGCCTGGCTCGGCGCCTGGGCCGCCTTCTCGCTGGCCGAAAAAGACTTCGAGACGTTCAGCCAGATCCGTCTGACACAACCCCTGCGTCGCAGCCTGGAACAGAAGACCCGCGCCATGCGCACGGCACTGCAGGGGTACGAGGATGTGGCGGCCATCGGCGTGGCCGAATATGCCACCGCCGCGCAATTCCAGATTGGCGAAATGTACCGCGTGCTGGCCCGCGACATCATGGATTCCGAACGGCCACGCGGGCTCGACGAGCTGGAGCTGGAAATGTACGAGCTGCTGCTGGAAGAACAGGCGCTGCCCTACGAAGACCAGGCCATTGACCTGTATATCGCCAACACCGACATGGTGGTGGATGACATCTACGACGACTGGGTAAAACGCAGCTTCAAGGCGCTGGGCGAGTTGTTGCCGGGCCGCTATGCGAAATACGAACAGGTGGAACCCTATGTCGATATCATTTACTGA
- a CDS encoding PA1571 family protein: MSQKTAKLYAVKQKPDFHGAALIDAQGREIPITEDMIQQACERLEHVWHYPAPSHAAHHRAG, translated from the coding sequence ATGAGCCAGAAAACCGCGAAACTGTACGCCGTAAAGCAGAAGCCGGATTTCCACGGTGCGGCCCTCATTGATGCCCAGGGGCGCGAAATCCCGATCACGGAAGACATGATACAGCAGGCCTGCGAGCGCCTCGAACATGTCTGGCATTATCCTGCACCGTCCCACGCGGCACACCACCGCGCGGGCTGA
- a CDS encoding tetratricopeptide repeat protein: MSISFTDLRAAAAPALRVMPLLLLLLGGCASRPDIGLDGASGDRTLSRHAEQRDGAAASDSDAEHIPPVPHDPAVRPIAEAATQDYFRGLQYLRNNELERALVVFQSLTSRYPALSGPWVNIGLIHLRQENWAAAERSLREAIDTNARNPYAHNALGLALREQGRFIDAKQHYQHAVTLDPLYARAHFNLGVLAELYLQDLPAALGHFREYQALQRQPDPTVANWIADLERRAPALADRNTEEH; encoded by the coding sequence ATGTCGATATCATTTACTGACCTGCGCGCGGCGGCCGCACCAGCGCTGCGCGTCATGCCGCTTCTCCTGCTGCTGCTCGGCGGCTGTGCCAGCCGCCCGGATATCGGCCTGGACGGCGCCAGTGGCGACCGCACGTTGTCACGCCATGCCGAGCAGCGCGATGGCGCCGCGGCCAGCGACAGCGATGCTGAACATATTCCGCCGGTGCCCCATGACCCGGCGGTGCGACCGATTGCGGAAGCGGCCACTCAGGACTATTTCCGTGGCTTGCAGTATCTGCGCAACAACGAGCTGGAGCGCGCCCTGGTGGTATTCCAGTCGCTGACCAGCCGCTACCCTGCGCTGTCCGGGCCGTGGGTCAACATCGGTCTGATCCACCTGCGTCAGGAAAACTGGGCGGCGGCAGAACGCAGCCTGCGTGAAGCGATTGATACCAACGCGCGCAACCCCTATGCCCACAATGCGCTCGGGCTGGCCTTGCGTGAGCAGGGTCGCTTCATCGACGCGAAACAGCATTATCAGCACGCCGTCACCCTCGACCCGCTCTATGCCCGCGCCCATTTCAATCTGGGCGTGCTGGCCGAACTGTATCTGCAGGACCTGCCCGCCGCACTGGGTCATTTTCGCGAGTACCAGGCACTGCAACGGCAACCGGACCCCACAGTGGCCAACTGGATTGCCGACCTGGAACGGCGCGCGCCCGCCCTGGCTGACCGGAACACGGAGGAACACTGA
- a CDS encoding ATP-NAD kinase family protein, with amino-acid sequence MNSQENPLVIGLLVNPCAGLGGAVALKGSDGAQVVQEALARGAVPQAGPRTQRALALLAEAQVPVRLRVWGGDMGARWADAAGLSAEVVGQPGAGMTSAGDTRAAAAALLAAGIDVLLFAGGDGTARDVLDSVGAAVPVLGIPAGCKMHSAVYAVNPEAAGRLLVALARGEMVNVTEGEVRDIDEEAFRAGQVRARYYGSLTVPADAQLLQQVKCGAPEQEDLQVTEACAWLVERLAPGVTYLMGSGSTVAELMAQLGLPNTLLGVDLVRDGALLASDVTADQILAQLGDGPARAVLTVIGGQGHLFGRGNQQLSPAVIRRVGRDNLHVLATRSKLASLGGRPLLVDTGDAALDRALCGLLPVIAGYEDEVLYRVATDAGTP; translated from the coding sequence ATGAATTCTCAGGAAAATCCGCTGGTTATCGGTCTTCTGGTCAACCCCTGCGCCGGGCTGGGCGGTGCCGTGGCGCTCAAGGGCAGCGACGGCGCGCAGGTGGTGCAGGAGGCGCTGGCGCGGGGGGCGGTGCCGCAGGCCGGGCCACGCACACAGCGGGCGCTGGCGTTGCTGGCCGAGGCGCAGGTGCCGGTGCGGCTGCGGGTCTGGGGGGGCGATATGGGCGCCCGGTGGGCGGATGCCGCAGGACTGTCCGCGGAGGTCGTTGGCCAGCCGGGCGCGGGCATGACCTCCGCCGGGGATACACGGGCCGCCGCCGCTGCCCTGCTGGCGGCGGGCATAGACGTGCTGCTGTTTGCCGGCGGCGATGGTACGGCGCGGGATGTGCTGGACAGTGTCGGCGCGGCGGTGCCGGTGCTGGGTATTCCGGCGGGCTGCAAGATGCATTCAGCGGTTTACGCGGTGAACCCGGAAGCGGCGGGGCGCCTGCTGGTGGCGCTGGCCCGGGGCGAGATGGTGAATGTCACCGAGGGCGAGGTGCGCGATATCGACGAGGAGGCCTTCCGTGCCGGGCAGGTGCGGGCACGTTACTACGGCAGCCTGACCGTGCCCGCGGATGCGCAACTGCTGCAGCAGGTGAAGTGCGGGGCGCCGGAGCAGGAGGACTTGCAGGTGACGGAAGCCTGCGCCTGGCTGGTAGAGCGTCTGGCGCCTGGGGTGACGTATCTGATGGGCTCAGGCTCGACCGTAGCCGAGCTGATGGCCCAGTTGGGTCTGCCGAATACCCTGCTGGGGGTGGATCTGGTGCGCGATGGCGCCCTGCTGGCCAGCGACGTCACGGCCGACCAGATTCTGGCGCAACTGGGTGACGGGCCTGCGCGGGCGGTGCTGACGGTGATCGGGGGGCAGGGCCATCTGTTCGGGCGGGGGAACCAGCAGCTCAGCCCGGCAGTGATTCGCCGTGTGGGCCGCGACAACCTGCATGTGCTGGCGACGCGCAGCAAGCTCGCGTCGCTGGGCGGGCGGCCCTTGCTGGTGGATACCGGCGATGCGGCGCTGGACCGGGCCCTGTGTGGCCTGCTGCCGGTCATCGCTGGCTACGAAGACGAAGTGCTTTACCGTGTCGCCACGGATGCCGGTACGCCGTAG